AAAACACCCCAATCACTTGATTGGGCGCACCTGCCGGATTGGTCAGCGGGCCAAGGACGTTGAAAATGGTGCGCACACCCATTTCGCGACGTGGGCCGATGGCGTGTTTCATCGCGCTGTGATGCATGGGTGCGAACATGAAGCCAACGCCGCATTCGTTGACGCAGCGAGCCACTTGTTCGGCGGATAAGTCCAGACGAATGCCAGCGGCCTCCAGGGCATCGGCACTGCCGGATTTGCTGGAAATGGAACGATTGCCGTGTTTGGCAACCTTGGCGCCGGCGGCAGCGGCAACAAACGCGCTGGCGGTGGAAATGTTAAAGGTGTTGGCGCCGTCACCGCCGGTGCCGCAGGTGTCGACCAGATGTGGGCCGTTGACGTCGACGCGCTGCGCCAGTTCACGCATGACGCTGGCGGCAGCCGCGATTTCGTCCACGGTTTCGCCCTTCATGCGCAGGCCAATCAGAAAGCCGCCAATCTGTGCCTGGGTTGCTTCGCCGGTCATGATGGTGCGCATGACCTGGGTCATGTCGGCGCGGCTGAGATTGCGACGATCGATAACGGTGCGAATGGCCGATGGCAAGTCCATGATGCGTTCCTTTTGCGGTTAAACGGTCATTTTCAGGAAGTTGGCCAGCATTTCGTGGCCTTGTTCTGAGAGGATGGATTCAGGATGGAATTGTACGCCTTCCACCG
This DNA window, taken from Gammaproteobacteria bacterium, encodes the following:
- the trpD gene encoding anthranilate phosphoribosyltransferase, encoding MDLPSAIRTVIDRRNLSRADMTQVMRTIMTGEATQAQIGGFLIGLRMKGETVDEIAAAASVMRELAQRVDVNGPHLVDTCGTGGDGANTFNISTASAFVAAAAGAKVAKHGNRSISSKSGSADALEAAGIRLDLSAEQVARCVNECGVGFMFAPMHHSAMKHAIGPRREMGVRTIFNVLGPLTNPAGAPNQVIGVFSKDWLVPLAEVLKQLGSKHVLVVHAEDGMDEISIAAPTHVAELKNGEVKTYTITPEQFGITRGDIKALAVDGAQQSLAMINKVLNNEPGPWTNIVALNAGASIYASGITDTLAGGIEKAQQVIASGAAKQKLADLVSMSQKA